Proteins from a genomic interval of Plasmodium sp. gorilla clade G2 genome assembly, chromosome: 10:
- a CDS encoding peroxiredoxin merozoite capping protein 1, putative codes for MAQLAENTVLDESVQKVEVLNHNGETTSFFNEIEKHKENNEGVVVFTYPKANTPGCTKQAELFKEKHEEFVNKKYVVYGLSADTAEEQLKWKEKLELPYELLCDVDKNLLKQLGLTNDEDKTVRSHFVLKNDFTVSYVKKSVSPGKSATQVLNFLVNGDDGGDDKEEEQNEENENNEDKNEDENEDAEGEEEGEEEEGEGEGEDNNENEGEEKTTDNNKEKTKKSSSAQKKKGSVSSTVSRKSVKRSSKVAKKNVKVKKDIKKKTNKKADNKKGKNMNSKLSKANVKGANKKSGKKNSIVKKEDNKKKGKNNNNNKKNKNLKDLKNKNMKSGKASVSSSHKKLAKGLKDAAKKVVKKIDKKKEQANKKNNKTKNIAKGNNMKNNKKPAKKVVKKK; via the exons ATACAGTATTAGATGAAAGCGTTCAAAAGGTTGAAGTATTAAATCATAATGGAGAGACTACAAGTTTTTTCAATGAAATCGAAAAACATAAAGAGAACAATGAAGGTGTTGTAGTTTTTACATACCCTAAAGCAAATACCCCAGGATGTACCAAACAAGCagaattatttaaagaaaaacatGAAGaatttgtaaataaaaaatatgttgttTATGGTTTGTCTGCAGACACTGCTGAGGAACaa CTTAAATGGAAAGAAAAACTTGAACTTCCATACGAATTATTATGCGATGTAGACAAGAATTTATTGAAACAATTAGGTTTAACTAATGATGAAGATAAAACTGTAAGATCCCACTTTGTTCTTAAAAACGATTTTACAGTCtcttatgtaaaaaaaagtGTATCACCAGGAAAGTCTGCAACACAAGTTTTAAACTTTCTTGTGAATGGTGATGATGGAGGTGATGACAAGGAGGAAgaacaaaatgaagaaaatgaaaataatgaagataagaatgaagatgaaaatgaagatgCAGAAGGAGAAGAAGAAggagaagaagaagaaggaGAAGGTGAAGGAGAAGacaataatgaaaatgaaggTGAAGAAAAAACtacagataataataaagaaaaaaccAAGAAATCATCCAgtgcacaaaaaaaaaaaggtagtGTTAGTAGTACTGTTTCTAGAAAATCAGTAAAAAGAAGTAGCAAAGTTgctaaaaaaaatgttaaagttaaaaaagatataaaaaaaaaaacaaataaaaaagctGATaacaaaaaaggaaaaaatatgaacagcAAACTTTCCAAAGCTAATGTTAAAGGTGCTAACAAAAAaagtggaaaaaaaaatagcattgttaaaaaagaagataacaaaaaaaaaggaaaaaataataataataataagaaaaataaaaatctaAAAGAtcttaaaaacaaaaatatgaaatcAGGAAAAGCAAGTGTATCATCATCACATAAAAAATTAGCTAAGGGATTAAAAGATGCTGCTAAAAAagttgtaaaaaaaatagacaaaaaaaaagaacaagccaacaaaaaaaataacaaaactAAAAATATAGCAAAAGGaaataatatgaagaatAACAAAAAACCAGCCAAAAAAGTTGTaaagaaaaagtaa